Part of the Triticum aestivum cultivar Chinese Spring chromosome 4D, IWGSC CS RefSeq v2.1, whole genome shotgun sequence genome is shown below.
AATAGGTATCACTGGAGCACTTGCAAACGCACGCAGAAAGGTGTGACTGCCCATATGCGCATCAAGAAACAAAGCCTTCAAAGGAGCAAAGTTCTTGATGCCCAACTGGCGGCTAAGCAGACGCATTGCTGTGTCAAAATTCCCAGCTGCAGCATGCTCCCCAGCAAGAGATGACTTCTGAGTCCAAATTTGACTGACAGGCATGCCTGGTGTGGGAGCCACGAACAAAGCAGAGCGTTCCGGACCTCTAGCTTTTGGTGTATCTGCCTCCGGCGGCAATTCCAGATCTTCAAGGTCCCAGCCACCTTCCTCATCCCCATCCTCTTCATTTGTTTCACTTTCATCGGCATGGCCGGCATCTCCATTTTCTATCACATTACTTGCATCAACAATTTCCAGGTCTTCATCACCCCAGTCACCACCAGCATCATCATAATCTTCCTCCTGCTCTGCCCTCCCAGTAGCATCTAGTCCACCCTCAAAAATACCACGCATCACCCTCAACAATGGCCAATCACCACAAGCTGTGAGAGGTGCTGGAGGGATTAAAAGTGATCTAGTTTTCCCTTCAGGTAGAGAAGGCACCTCTTCTCCTAACTCACCAGCAAGCCTATCGGCAATTTCAGTGAGCCCATGAGTGGCAGCAGTCACATATGCTAGAGGTAGCTGTCCTGCATTCTCCAAGATCTCAACTCTTTTCTTAGCATCTCCAAGATACAATGCATTGTGGAACTGGCCCATCAAATTGTTATTCTGGCCAGCTATCTTAGACATGAAGCCCACCTTGTCCAAGTAACCAGTTAGCAGATAAAGAAAAGCAAGCCTGTCAAAATTCTTTGTCCGCTGGTATGCATATTCAACAATACCAACATTTCCCTGCCTCAGAGCCTCAATTCCCAACCTGTACCAGTGATCCTTGTCATCGAGCTCCTTTGCGGAAGCAACAGCAATTTGGATGTTCCCGCTTTCAAGAGCCAGGTTGAATCTGGTCTTTTCATCTTTCACAAAGTGGAGAGCAACTTCTGGAAATCCTTTCTGTTGCAAATAAGAAATGACTGCCTGCCCGCACAGCTGTGAGTTCTTAATCATACTCATAACATGATCGTAGCGCTTCCGTAGAAGCGCCAGCTTGAAAATGTATTCAGAAGCATCAACTGTAATAATCTTGTTCTTTCCATCACGGTCCAGGAAGGCAATGGTGTTCCCCGCAACCTTGGTTATGTAAATAGGAACATCAAGTGTTTTGATAATGCCACTGTCCCCATTAGGAAGGCAGTATTTGATGTGGTTCAGAGTGGAATATATGAACACACCATTTTCATCCCAGGCACCACTCTTTACACGAATGGTTTCATGAAGGGTGCAGCGATGGACAAGCTTCTTGTTTGCAATGACCACAGCATGTTTGCTGAGTAGCGCAACAGACTCCATATCATTCGACCAGATCACATACTTAACAGCAGATGCCTGGAGTTCACCAAGAACAAGCCGCTGCTGCAGATCAAAGATGGCCACCCTGTCTTCAGCTCTGCACAATACATTACCAGTTCCAGCATAGTAAATAACATCAGTTCCAATAGGAAGAGGACTTTTCTTCACAATCTCATTCTTAAGACTCTTCACTAAAACCTGGTTGCTGCTCTTCTCCAGGACTGCAAACCTGTTCCGGGCTATGAAAACTGCAGAACCACCAGATCCCTTCTTTGCATCCTGCAAATAATCAGCCCTGCCAGCAGAATCTTTAGGAACAATGAAAAGCTCATATGAGCCCCCATCCACATCAGAGCAGATCAAGACAGCATTCTCAGTTGGGCTATATGATAATGTCCTTGGTGACTGATTCAAGCTGACTGAACCAGGCCTTCTTATCGGAGCCACCTGGACCTCTTTCTGTGTTGAGTACTCATAGAAACGGAGGAAGCGGTCCTTCACATAGAACACTGTATCACCACTAACGGCGAAAGCT
Proteins encoded:
- the LOC123099147 gene encoding coatomer subunit alpha-3, with the translated sequence MLTKFETKSNRVKGLAFHPRRPWILASLHSGVVQMWDYRMGTLLDRFDEHDGPVRGVHFHKTQPLFVSGGDDYKIKVWNYKTHRCLFTLHGHLDYIRTVQFHDEHPWIVSASDDQTIRVWNWQSRTCVAVLTGHNHYVMCASFHPKEDLVVSASLDQTVRVWDIGALRKKSSSPADDIMRLTQMNTDLFGGIDAVVKYVLEGHDRGVNWASFHPTLPLIVSGADDRQVKLWRMNDTKAWEVDTLRGHMNNVSCVLFHAKQDIIVSNSEDKSIRVWDATKRTGIQTFRREHDRFWVLAAHPEMNLLAAGHDSGMIVFKLERERPAFAVSGDTVFYVKDRFLRFYEYSTQKEVQVAPIRRPGSVSLNQSPRTLSYSPTENAVLICSDVDGGSYELFIVPKDSAGRADYLQDAKKGSGGSAVFIARNRFAVLEKSSNQVLVKSLKNEIVKKSPLPIGTDVIYYAGTGNVLCRAEDRVAIFDLQQRLVLGELQASAVKYVIWSNDMESVALLSKHAVVIANKKLVHRCTLHETIRVKSGAWDENGVFIYSTLNHIKYCLPNGDSGIIKTLDVPIYITKVAGNTIAFLDRDGKNKIITVDASEYIFKLALLRKRYDHVMSMIKNSQLCGQAVISYLQQKGFPEVALHFVKDEKTRFNLALESGNIQIAVASAKELDDKDHWYRLGIEALRQGNVGIVEYAYQRTKNFDRLAFLYLLTGYLDKVGFMSKIAGQNNNLMGQFHNALYLGDAKKRVEILENAGQLPLAYVTAATHGLTEIADRLAGELGEEVPSLPEGKTRSLLIPPAPLTACGDWPLLRVMRGIFEGGLDATGRAEQEEDYDDAGGDWGDEDLEIVDASNVIENGDAGHADESETNEEDGDEEGGWDLEDLELPPEADTPKARGPERSALFVAPTPGMPVSQIWTQKSSLAGEHAAAGNFDTAMRLLSRQLGIKNFAPLKALFLDAHMGSHTFLRAFASAPVIPIAVEKGWSESASPNVRGPPALVFSFAQMDDKLKAAYKATTEGKFPEALRQFLNILYTIPLLVVDSRREVDEVKELIEIVREYVLGLRMEVKRKELKNDATRQQELAAYFTNCKLQKVHMRLVLTSAMGLCFKGGNYATAANFARMLLDNGPNEAQAKKARQVLQACGDRKDAHQLNYDFRNPFVVCGATFVPIYRGQKDVSCPYCASRFVPSVEGQLCSICELSVVGADASGLLCSPTQSR